The Algoriphagus sp. TR-M9 genome has a window encoding:
- a CDS encoding pyridoxal phosphate-dependent aminotransferase, whose translation MRQLLLRPGAEELSYEIRGIVKKARQVEALGYAMTWENIGDPIQKSNHVPEWMKEIIADLMKDDKTYGYADSKGMLETRQFLADLNNERGGTQITAEDILFFNGLGDAIAKLYQFLIPTARIIGPSPAYSTHSSAEAAHANAAPITYKLDPDNQWLPDMEDLYLKVRYNPSIVGILIINPDNPTGMVYPREVLEAFVKIAEEFNLLLITDEIYQNITYNGITAVPLAEVIGDRPAISLKGISKEFPWPGSRCGWMEFYNRESSKEFSKLCQTLENAKMIEVCSTILPQLAIPKIMKHPAYLKYREEANAQIGKRSDWMREILGDIPGIKFNPTQGAFYNTIVFDEGVLKEDQFLPIEDENLKALLDSWLKEKDMPMDKRFVYNLLAAEQICVVPISSFCSDLRGFRVTLLEENEEVFKDTFRRLGKAIQSYLK comes from the coding sequence ATGAGACAGTTACTCCTCAGACCCGGAGCGGAAGAATTATCCTATGAAATTCGTGGAATCGTGAAGAAAGCACGGCAAGTGGAGGCCTTAGGCTATGCCATGACCTGGGAGAATATCGGGGATCCTATCCAGAAGAGCAATCATGTACCGGAGTGGATGAAGGAGATCATCGCTGATCTGATGAAAGACGATAAGACTTATGGGTATGCAGACTCCAAAGGAATGCTGGAAACCCGTCAGTTTCTCGCTGACCTAAACAACGAAAGAGGAGGGACGCAGATCACGGCCGAGGATATTTTGTTCTTCAATGGCTTGGGTGATGCTATCGCAAAACTGTATCAGTTTCTGATTCCTACGGCGCGAATCATTGGGCCTTCTCCTGCTTATAGCACGCACAGTTCTGCGGAGGCTGCCCATGCCAATGCTGCTCCGATTACTTACAAACTAGATCCAGACAATCAATGGCTTCCGGATATGGAGGACTTGTATTTGAAGGTTCGCTATAATCCATCTATAGTCGGAATCTTGATTATCAATCCGGATAATCCTACCGGGATGGTGTATCCTCGGGAGGTTTTGGAGGCTTTTGTGAAAATTGCGGAAGAATTCAACCTGCTCTTGATTACCGATGAGATCTATCAGAATATAACGTACAATGGAATTACGGCTGTTCCCTTAGCTGAGGTGATTGGCGATAGACCTGCGATTTCGCTCAAAGGAATCTCCAAGGAATTCCCTTGGCCTGGATCTAGGTGTGGCTGGATGGAATTCTATAATAGAGAGTCTTCCAAAGAATTCTCAAAACTTTGTCAGACGCTGGAAAATGCCAAGATGATCGAGGTTTGTTCTACCATTTTGCCCCAGCTGGCCATCCCGAAAATCATGAAGCATCCTGCCTATTTAAAGTACCGGGAAGAAGCAAATGCCCAAATCGGAAAGCGTAGTGATTGGATGCGGGAGATCTTAGGAGATATTCCAGGAATCAAATTTAACCCGACCCAAGGTGCTTTTTATAACACCATAGTTTTTGATGAAGGGGTTTTGAAGGAAGATCAGTTTCTGCCGATTGAAGATGAGAATCTAAAAGCCTTGCTGGATTCTTGGTTGAAGGAAAAGGATATGCCTATGGACAAGCGATTTGTGTATAACCTGTTGGCAGCTGAGCAGATCTGCGTAGTGCCGATTTCTTCCTTTTGCTCAGATTTGAGAGGTTTTCGAGTG
- a CDS encoding sulfatase-like hydrolase/transferase has protein sequence MKLFLTLLCTFTLTLSPFFAQAEIDSLPHPAKPTHYNLVLIVADDLGYGDLGFTGSTQIKTPHLDQLAASGVTFNQGYVSSAVCSPSRAGFITGINQVEFGHDNNLAGVEPGFDVEYNGMPLSQKTIADHLNKLGYVNGLIGKWHLGKEPQFHPLKRGFDEFWGYTGGGHDYFESLPNGKGYKEPLESNFKTPDPITYITDDVGNESVDFIERHKDEPFFLFAAFNAPHTPMQALEEDLALYQHIEDKKRRTYAAMVHRLDLNVGKIMQSLEDQGLAENTLVVFFSDNGGPTDSNASINAPYRGQKGILLEGGIHVPFVMNLPGLLPKGLIYEEQITSLDVVPTFLALAGDTETDMGIFTGVDLIPHLTGESAPLADREMTWKFTISRAIREGDWKLVSIPDRMPMLYNLAEDPAEQNDLALQHIDKATYLLKKLGKWDVNLPHPVFLEGAVWKKRQLGLYDHEYQLKQPEVK, from the coding sequence ATGAAACTCTTTCTAACCCTACTCTGCACCTTCACCCTTACTCTGAGCCCATTTTTCGCTCAAGCTGAAATCGACTCACTTCCTCATCCGGCAAAACCGACCCATTACAACTTAGTCTTGATTGTAGCAGATGATTTAGGCTATGGTGATTTGGGGTTCACGGGAAGCACTCAGATCAAAACACCACATCTAGACCAATTGGCGGCTAGCGGTGTCACTTTCAACCAGGGCTACGTTTCATCGGCTGTTTGCAGTCCATCTAGAGCCGGATTTATCACCGGAATCAATCAGGTAGAGTTTGGTCATGACAATAATCTAGCTGGGGTGGAACCTGGTTTTGATGTGGAATACAATGGGATGCCGCTTAGCCAAAAAACCATTGCAGATCACTTAAATAAATTGGGCTACGTCAATGGTCTGATCGGAAAATGGCATCTGGGAAAAGAACCACAATTCCACCCCTTGAAAAGAGGTTTCGACGAATTCTGGGGATACACAGGTGGTGGTCATGATTATTTTGAGTCCCTGCCAAACGGAAAAGGCTATAAGGAACCGTTGGAAAGCAATTTCAAAACGCCGGATCCTATCACTTATATCACCGACGATGTGGGAAACGAAAGTGTGGATTTCATCGAAAGACACAAAGACGAGCCTTTTTTCCTTTTTGCAGCATTCAACGCACCTCATACCCCAATGCAGGCATTAGAGGAAGATTTGGCATTATACCAACATATAGAAGATAAAAAGCGCCGCACCTATGCTGCGATGGTTCACCGGCTGGATCTGAACGTAGGGAAAATCATGCAAAGCCTGGAGGATCAAGGATTAGCAGAAAATACCTTGGTGGTATTCTTTAGCGATAACGGAGGTCCAACTGACAGCAATGCCTCTATCAATGCTCCTTACCGGGGACAAAAAGGGATCTTGCTGGAAGGAGGAATCCACGTTCCTTTTGTGATGAATTTACCGGGTTTACTTCCAAAAGGTCTAATCTACGAGGAGCAAATCACTTCGCTAGATGTCGTTCCTACATTTCTGGCTTTAGCAGGCGACACAGAAACAGACATGGGTATTTTCACAGGAGTTGATTTAATTCCTCACTTAACAGGGGAAAGCGCTCCCCTTGCCGACAGAGAGATGACCTGGAAATTCACCATCAGCAGAGCTATCCGAGAAGGGGATTGGAAACTGGTAAGTATTCCTGACAGAATGCCCATGCTCTACAACCTCGCTGAAGACCCTGCCGAGCAAAATGACTTGGCGCTGCAGCATATTGACAAGGCCACCTATTTATTGAAAAAGCTAGGGAAATGGGATGTGAACCTACCCCACCCGGTGTTTTTGGAAGGAGCCGTTTGGAAAAAGCGTCAGTTGGGATTGTATGATCATGAGTATCAATTGAAGCAGCCGGAAGTGAAGTAA
- a CDS encoding metallophosphoesterase: MIRILLFLVFVFLIDWYSYQAFKTAFPEQNWIRIVFWVFSVFVYLFVAYGFLTFTRGNLSLSFGKMISILVLSLIPKLIVLGFMFGEDILRVFTGIFYSVAGHREGDFLPDRRKFISQTALILSSIPFLGILHGVLIGKYRYRVINHTLEFDDLPEEFDGFTITQISDIHSGSFDNKKKLEYGIELINQQKSDVILFTGDLVNNQAEEMEPWIETFKKLEAPMGKYSILGNHDYGDYVSWPSKEAKEANMQRLYEIQRELGFKLLRNENIKIERPGASIDLIGVENWGKGFGQYGDLKKATANLSDKSFKILMSHDPSHFDEEVKKFSQFIHLTLSGHTHGMQFGIEIPGVIKWSPASLRYPKWAGLYEELGRYLHVNRGFGFLAFPGRVGIWPEITVIRLKSKR; this comes from the coding sequence GTGATCCGTATTCTACTCTTCCTAGTTTTTGTATTCCTTATCGATTGGTATTCCTATCAGGCTTTCAAAACAGCTTTCCCTGAGCAAAACTGGATTAGGATCGTGTTTTGGGTCTTTTCGGTTTTCGTCTATCTCTTTGTAGCCTATGGTTTCCTGACTTTCACCCGGGGAAATCTCAGCCTGAGCTTTGGAAAAATGATTTCCATACTGGTGTTGTCTCTTATTCCAAAGCTCATCGTCTTGGGTTTTATGTTCGGAGAGGATATCCTGCGTGTATTTACCGGGATTTTTTATTCCGTCGCTGGCCACCGAGAAGGTGATTTCCTACCTGACCGGAGAAAATTTATCAGCCAAACAGCCTTAATTCTATCTTCCATCCCATTTTTGGGAATTCTACATGGAGTTTTAATCGGCAAATACCGTTATCGTGTCATCAATCACACACTGGAGTTTGATGACCTACCCGAGGAGTTTGATGGATTTACGATCACCCAAATCTCAGATATCCATTCCGGGAGTTTTGACAATAAGAAGAAGCTGGAATACGGCATTGAGCTAATCAATCAGCAAAAATCTGATGTTATTCTATTTACTGGCGACTTGGTCAATAACCAGGCGGAGGAGATGGAGCCTTGGATAGAGACCTTCAAAAAGCTAGAGGCTCCCATGGGAAAGTATTCTATTTTGGGCAATCATGATTATGGAGATTATGTATCATGGCCCAGCAAGGAGGCCAAAGAAGCAAATATGCAGCGGCTTTATGAAATTCAGCGGGAATTGGGATTCAAGCTTTTGCGAAATGAAAATATCAAAATCGAAAGACCTGGAGCAAGCATTGACCTGATCGGGGTGGAGAATTGGGGAAAGGGATTTGGACAATATGGAGACCTAAAGAAAGCTACAGCAAACCTGAGCGATAAAAGCTTTAAAATCCTGATGAGCCATGATCCCTCACACTTTGATGAAGAAGTAAAGAAGTTCTCTCAATTTATTCATCTAACCTTGAGTGGCCACACCCATGGAATGCAGTTTGGGATCGAGATCCCTGGTGTTATCAAGTGGAGTCCGGCATCTCTTCGCTACCCTAAATGGGCGGGATTGTATGAGGAATTGGGACGTTACCTCCACGTCAATCGGGGTTTTGGATTTTTGGCATTTCCGGGAAGAGTTGGAATCTGGCCGGAGATTACTGTGATTAGGTTGAAGAGTAAGAGGTAG
- a CDS encoding helix-turn-helix domain-containing protein, which translates to MIKSEKEYKAIQGRIEELLADADNIENPEAKGFVELNLLSDMVADYEESHFTVLPPSLPEAIKLRMNERGLTQKALSEFLGVSTSRISEYLNGKSEPTLKIAREISRKLDIEASIVLGV; encoded by the coding sequence ATGATTAAATCAGAAAAAGAATACAAAGCCATTCAGGGAAGGATCGAGGAACTTCTTGCTGATGCTGATAATATTGAAAATCCAGAGGCGAAAGGATTTGTGGAGTTGAATCTACTTTCGGATATGGTTGCTGATTATGAAGAATCTCATTTTACAGTTTTGCCACCTTCTCTACCTGAAGCGATCAAATTGAGAATGAATGAACGTGGTTTAACTCAAAAAGCTTTATCAGAATTTTTGGGAGTGAGTACTTCGCGTATCAGCGAATATTTAAATGGGAAGAGTGAGCCAACTTTAAAAATTGCCAGAGAAATTAGTCGTAAGCTTGATATTGAAGCATCTATCGTACTGGGAGTTTGA
- a CDS encoding type II toxin-antitoxin system HigB family toxin yields the protein MRIVTFKRIQEFSEKHADADTPLRFWYTVTSKKEWESLNDIKKDFNSVDYVGNHRFVFNIKGNSYRLIAIISFNAKKVYIRFIGTHAEYDKIKDIQNI from the coding sequence ATGAGGATTGTTACTTTTAAGCGGATTCAGGAGTTTTCAGAGAAACATGCCGATGCAGATACTCCGCTTCGCTTTTGGTACACCGTGACTAGCAAAAAAGAATGGGAATCTCTAAATGACATCAAAAAGGATTTCAACTCGGTAGATTACGTTGGGAACCATCGATTTGTCTTCAATATTAAAGGAAACTCCTATAGGCTGATTGCAATCATTTCCTTCAATGCAAAGAAAGTTTATATCCGGTTCATCGGAACTCATGCCGAATACGATAAAATCAAGGACATCCAAAACATTTGA
- the cas2 gene encoding CRISPR-associated endonuclease Cas2: MDEKFFSRLNQYRTLWVLVFFDLPTETKKDRKIASSFRKKLLDDGFSMFQFSIYTRFCASRENADVHIKRTKINLPPKGKVGIMSITDKQFGMMEIFYGKKVVEQEKPSQQLELF; this comes from the coding sequence ATGGATGAAAAATTTTTCTCCAGACTTAACCAATACAGGACTTTGTGGGTGTTAGTATTTTTTGACCTGCCCACCGAGACGAAAAAGGACCGGAAAATCGCCAGCTCTTTTCGTAAGAAACTATTGGATGATGGTTTTTCCATGTTCCAGTTTTCCATTTATACCAGGTTTTGCGCCAGCAGGGAAAATGCCGACGTCCACATCAAGCGTACCAAAATAAACTTGCCACCTAAGGGCAAAGTAGGAATTATGTCAATTACAGATAAGCAATTTGGGATGATGGAGATTTTTTACGGAAAAAAAGTGGTGGAGCAGGAAAAGCCAAGCCAGCAATTGGAGCTTTTTTGA
- the cas1 gene encoding type II CRISPR-associated endonuclease Cas1: MIKRTLFFGNPAYLSTKNEQLLVSFPDDKPDRTVPIEDIGMLVLENQQITITNGLLCKLTDRKVAVVSCNAQHLPDGLLLPMQGHTEQTERVRYQLEASQPLKKNLWQQTVSAKIKNQYCLLKEKGKESKRMEYLYKNVSSGDSGNNEAQAAAIYWQSLFDFPDFNRGQNGIPPNNLLNYGYAILRAVIARALVSSGMLPGVGIWHRNKYNAYCLADDIMEPYRPYVDLVVAFIVENNDQIEEITTDLKKELLAIPALDVIIDGQKSPLMVAASRTSSSLFECFAGIRRKIVYPDYG; the protein is encoded by the coding sequence ATGATCAAACGTACCCTTTTCTTCGGTAACCCAGCCTACCTGAGCACCAAAAATGAACAGCTCTTAGTGAGTTTTCCTGACGATAAGCCAGACCGGACAGTCCCCATTGAGGATATAGGAATGCTTGTTTTAGAAAACCAGCAGATCACCATTACCAATGGTCTTTTATGCAAGCTCACTGACAGAAAAGTGGCGGTGGTATCTTGCAATGCACAGCATTTGCCCGATGGTCTTCTCTTACCCATGCAGGGCCATACCGAACAGACCGAGCGGGTACGCTACCAGTTGGAAGCTTCCCAACCGCTCAAAAAGAATCTTTGGCAGCAAACTGTGTCGGCAAAGATCAAAAACCAGTATTGCTTGCTGAAGGAAAAGGGGAAGGAATCCAAGCGAATGGAGTATCTCTATAAAAATGTCAGTTCCGGGGATTCAGGAAATAATGAAGCCCAGGCAGCAGCGATTTATTGGCAGTCACTGTTTGATTTTCCGGATTTCAATAGGGGACAAAACGGGATTCCTCCCAATAACCTGCTTAACTATGGCTATGCAATACTCCGTGCAGTGATCGCTAGGGCATTGGTTTCATCCGGAATGCTACCGGGTGTGGGGATCTGGCACCGGAATAAATATAATGCTTATTGTCTGGCAGATGACATTATGGAGCCTTACCGTCCTTATGTGGATTTGGTAGTGGCTTTTATCGTGGAAAATAACGATCAAATTGAGGAAATTACCACTGACTTAAAGAAGGAACTATTGGCTATTCCAGCACTGGACGTAATAATTGATGGGCAGAAAAGCCCATTGATGGTGGCCGCCAGCAGAACAAGTTCCTCCTTATTTGAGTGTTTTGCAGGGATCAGAAGAAAAATTGTTTACCCCGACTATGGATGA
- a CDS encoding nucleotidyltransferase, translating into MNFTHPAHQEMVFALIDNQVEFLLIGGYAVIFHGYVRTTGDLDIWIRPNEHNKGKLLDTFRKMEFDEESIQALEKLDFREVVVFHIGMEPERIDFLSKVQGLDFDSAFENRVFLELDAYKIPFLRLNDLIVSKLFANRLKDQADVEYLKKISDIRKKK; encoded by the coding sequence ATGAACTTCACCCATCCAGCCCATCAGGAAATGGTTTTTGCCCTGATTGATAACCAAGTTGAATTTTTGTTGATTGGAGGTTACGCGGTTATATTCCATGGATATGTCCGTACTACAGGAGATTTGGATATCTGGATTCGGCCTAATGAACATAACAAGGGCAAACTTCTGGATACTTTCAGAAAAATGGAATTTGATGAGGAAAGTATTCAGGCTTTGGAAAAATTGGATTTTAGGGAAGTAGTGGTATTTCATATCGGCATGGAACCGGAACGAATTGATTTTCTAAGCAAAGTACAAGGGCTTGACTTTGACTCTGCTTTTGAGAATCGCGTGTTTTTGGAATTGGATGCCTATAAAATTCCCTTTTTACGACTCAATGACTTAATTGTCAGCAAATTATTTGCGAATCGCTTGAAGGATCAAGCCGATGTAGAGTATTTGAAAAAAATCTCTGATATCCGAAAAAAGAAATGA